The Vicia villosa cultivar HV-30 ecotype Madison, WI linkage group LG1, Vvil1.0, whole genome shotgun sequence genome includes a region encoding these proteins:
- the LOC131625418 gene encoding WAT1-related protein At1g25270-like yields the protein MRDIKKIMHGLKPALMMLTVQIAFASLNVLYKLAINNGMSVRVLTAYRLIFAAATTIPLALFFERKNRPKLTWRVVFMSFFCGLFGGSLFQNLYYESLTLISATFASAVYNLIPAVTFILAVSFGYERLNFQRASGKAKVLGTITGIGGAMILTFLKGVEINIWTFHINLLHKGKNGIINDDSGSKLLGIFFGLGSCFCFALWLIIQAKMSKEYQGHFSSSALMNLMGATQATIFALCMEKDWSQWRLGWSIRLLTAVYSGVVVSGLMIVIIAWCVGMRGPLYASIFNPLMLVLVAIAGSLMLDENLYLGSVIGAVLIMVGLYMVLWGKSKEMKKVTHVEITSESEEIEIVVSSNTDDINGNIEGNIVDKNDEHEGKETENNIGKEELVSSFQVKS from the exons ATGagagatataaaaaaaataatgcatGGATTGAAACCAGCTTTGATGATGTTAACGGTTCAGATTGCATTTGCTTCGCTTAATGTTCTTTACAAGCTTGCTATTAACAATGGAATGAGTGTTAGGGTTCTTACGGCTTATCGTCTCATTTTTGCAGCAGCTACTACCATTCCTCTTGCTCTCTTTTTTGAAAG gaAGAACAGACCAAAGCTAACATGGAGAGTTGTTTTTATGTCATTCTTTTGTGGATTATTTGG AGGAAGTTTATTTCAAAACCTATACTATGAATCATTGACATTGATATCCGCAACATTTGCTTCCGCAGTTTATAATCTCATTCCGGCAGTCACATTTATTTTGGCCGTCTCTTTTGG TTATGAAAGATTGAATTTCCAAAGAGCATCAGGAAAGGCTAAGGTGTTGGGAACAATTACCGGAATTGGAGGGGCAATGATATTAACATTTCTCAAAGGTGTTGAAATTAATATTTGGACTTTCCATATTAATCTCTTGCATAAGGGTAAAAATGGAATAATAAATGATGACTCTGGTAGTAAATTGTTGGGTATCTTTTTTGGTCTTGGAAGTTGCTTCTGTTTTGCATTATGGCTCATCATTCAg GCTAAAATGAGCAAAGAATATCAAGGGCATTTTTCAAGTTCAGCATTGATGAATTTAATGGGGGCAACTCAAGCTACAATTTTTGCCCTTTGTATGGAGAAAGATTGGAGCCAATGGAGATTAGGTTGGAGTATTAGGCTTCTAACTGCAGTATATTCA ggaGTTGTTGTTTCTGGATTAATGATTGTTATAATTGCATGGTGTGTAGGGATGAGAGGTCCACTATATGCCTCAATTTTCAACCCTTTGATGTTAGTGCTAGTGGCCATTGCTGGTTCTTTGATGTTGGATGAGAACTTATATTTAGGAAG TGTGATTGGAGCAGTGTTGATAATGGTTGGATTGTACATGGTGTTATGGGGGAAGAGCAAAGAAATGAAGAAAGTGACTCATGTAGAAATCACTTCTGAATCTGAAGAAATTGAGATTGTTGTTTCGTCGAACACCGACGACATCAATGGCAATATTGAGGGCAACATTGTTGACAAGAATGATGAACATGAAGGGAAAGAGACTGAAAATAATATTGGAAAAGAAGAATTGGTTTCAAGTTTTCAAGTGAAGTCTTGA